A genomic stretch from Aedes albopictus strain Foshan chromosome 2, AalbF5, whole genome shotgun sequence includes:
- the LOC134286134 gene encoding uncharacterized protein K02A2.6-like has translation MAAPGGASETLMQQIVRQNQQMAEQNARLVVLLERFGFQEGSGSGRSSSNPESIIESLASNIHEFSYDPDNGQVYYRWYRKYEDLFLKDGAKLNDAAKVCLLLRSFSVNVFDRHVNFVLPKHPREFTFEETVKKLKELFSVQILLFSKRCQCFQLAKNDADDYVTYAGKVNKTCEDFELNKITSDQFKSLVFICGLHSTKDADIRTRLLSKLETNVDEDCKLESLITECQRLQNLKHDTAMVEHTSISSVCAVKQKKTQSNPSGPKTKPSSGKSSTAKTPCWQCGGMHFVRDCSFSNHVCKDCKQTKHMLVVSPGGRRKFLTVKIDGSEVTLQFDMAWDITIISQKICNKCLGSPQLLSTSRAATTASGKPLQLLGELHSAITLGGVTKPGKLYVASNNLNLFGLEWIDLFRLWDKPLSAICNQVHADQPNQGLGHCTKTKVRLFLKPEAMPVYKPKRPVPFTSVEKVDAELDRQQLGIIIPVEISSLRSFFGAVNF, from the exons ATGGCAGCACCTGGCGGAGCCAGCGAAACTCTGATGCAGCAAATTGTCCGGCAGAACCAGCAGATGGCAGAGCAAAACGCGCGGTTGGTGGTTTTGCTGGAGCGATTCGGCTTTCAAGAAGGCTCCGGATCCGGCCGATCTTCAAGCAACCCGGAATCCATCATCGAATCTCTGGCATCAAACATCCACGAGTTCTCCTACGACCCGGACAATGGCCAAGTTTACTACCGGTGGTATCGCAAGTACGAGGATCTCTTCCTAAAGGACGGTGCGAAATTGAACGATGCAGCGAAGGTATGTTTGCTCCTGAGAAGCTTCAGTGTCAACGTTTTCGACCGTCACGTCAATTTCGTGCTTCCGAAACATCCCCGTGAGTTTACCTTCGAGGAAACTGTCAAGAAACTCAAGGAATTGTTCAGCGTCCAGATTTTGCTCTTCAGCAAACGGTGCCAATGCTTCCAGCTGGCGAAGAACGATGCGGACGATTATGTGACTTACGCGGGAAAAGTCAACAAGACCTGTGaagattttgaactgaacaagaTAACTTCAGATCAGTTCAAGAGCTTGGTTTTCATTTGCGGACTTCACTCAACGAAGGACGCGGACATCCGGACGCGGCTACTCTCGAAGCTTGAAACGAACGTCGACGAAGATTGCAAACTCGAATCGCTCATCACGGAATGTCAACGTCTTCAAAATCTCAAGCATGATACCGCTATGGTGGAACATACTTCGATCAGCTCCGTCTGCGCAGTCAAACAGAAGAAGACTCAATCGAACCCATCTGGACCGAAAACCAAACCTAGTAGTGGCAAATCAAGCACCGCGAAGACACCCTGTTGGCAGTGTGGTGGCATGCACTTCGTTCGCGATTGTTCGTTCTCCAACCACGTTTGTAAGGACTGCAAGCAAACCAAACATAT GTTAGTAGTGAGTCCCGGCGGTCGGCGGAAGTTCCTAACCGTGAAGATCGATGGATCAGAAGTGACGCTGCAGTTTGACATGGCTTGGGACATCACCATCATCTCTCAGAAAATCTGTAACAAATGTCTTGGATCCCCTCAACTACTTTCCACATCAAGAGCAGCAACAACAGCGTCTGGCAAGCCTCTTCAGCTTCTTGGTGAACTTCATAGCGCAATCACACTAGGAGGTGTCACCAAACCAGGAAAACTTTACGTGGCCAGCAACAATCTTAACCTGTTTGGCCTGGAATGGATCGATTTGTTTAGACTGTGGGACAAGCCATTGTCGGCGATCTGCAATCAAGTTCACGCCGATCAACCCAAC CAAGGTTTAGGACACTGCACAAAAACCAAGGTACGCCTGTTCCTGAAACCCGAAGCTATGCCAGTCTACAAACCGAAACGGCCTGTACCATTCACATCCGTGGAGAAAGTCGATGCAGAACTGGACCGTCAACAACTGGGTATCATCATTCCGGTTGAAATTTCCAGTCTACGATCATTCTTTGGTGCGGTGAATTTCTAA